The Glycine soja cultivar W05 chromosome 15, ASM419377v2, whole genome shotgun sequence region AGAACTGCCACCTATGGCATACATCTTCCACCCATCATATTTGTTGTTCACCACATGTGCATAACCAAATCTTACCCTGCATGCTTACAAACAAGTTAACCTATACTCATTTTTTTCACGTATTATATGAAAATTCAATCTATAAAATAGACTCTCACCTTGGCATCCTTTCAATCAGACCACTAGCAAATCGGTTGAAGGCTATtgttactttcatttttttatctgcTGTGTATTCGTCGCTGTGTCCTAGTAGCATAACCTGCAGCCAAGGGACAGTACCATTCACAAAAAAATGAGGCCATAGGATCATAGTGGTTGTTTAGTCAATAATACATAAAGAAAAATACTATtccatataataatattaatgaaagGGATGATGGTACTACAAGGTAGTTAGTTAGGAGGAATTAAGAACTTATTTTGCTTACTTTGTCATGTTGGGTAAAGTAATTGTTAGAAATGGTAATGGAAGTTGAGGCATGAATAACATCAATCAAGCCATCAGCACAACGAGCCAAAAAGCAATGATCAATCCAAATATTTGAGGAGGCAAATATGCTAATGCCATCCCCATCAGAGCCTCGACGATGGCCAAGATGAGATGGGGTACTCCTTACAAGGCCAGCCTTGCTTGGTTTGCAATCATGAATGCTAATGCCATGTATGATAACATGGCTAACACCTTGTATTGTAATGCAAGGCCCATTTGCAATCTCCACTTTAGCACCTCTTCCATCAATGGTCTTGTAGCTATTCATGATAAGCTCATTATCGAGCCTAATAACCATATCTTTGGCAAAAATGATCCAAAGGGGCTGTGTTTGGATAACACCATAACGAAGTGTGCCTGGTTTTGGGCTTATGGGGTCATCAGAGGGATCTGTGACTTTATATATTGATCCATACTTGCCACCAATTGAATCTTTGCCAAAGCCAATTCCACAATTAGCCAAGGCTTGGCGATTTGATGCCCAATTTGATTTGGCACGCCAGCAAGAGTCTATCTTGTTTAGAACTGCACTTTCTGTTGAATATGCAAGGTGTAGTATGAAGCATGAAAGCAAGAGTAGTGTGGGAGAGGTGGCCATGCTTGTGAGGTTGAGGCTACATATGGAGTGAGTTCATTTAATAGTAGATGTTAGACTTAGATGAGGTTGTGCACACGATTTAGGGGCTTGacttttaatttctttggttttgttaaatgaGCTAACAAAAACGTGGATGCACGAGCCTTACTAGTTTGACTTTGCTAATTACCATCTAAAACTTCACTCAAGCAtacgaaaaatatatatacatagccAATgtcgtatattttttaaatttgagtatactaaatcaatttatatattatagcaCCATTTTTTAACTCTATAGTACCAAATTATATAGTCTTTGACTTtcacaaatattattcaatttagtattttaataaGATTGGTAGTTTAATTCGATGATCACTAACATCATAAatctattttttgtaaaaataagtgTAAAACTAATTAGTTTAGTCTCtatatctaataataataataataataaaatttggtttTTCAATCGGGGACCAAACTGAGTGATGCACAAGCACAACAAAATAAGGGACTAAATTCAGTGATATGCACCAAAGGGAAATACCAAAAGGACTGACAGTGTGTAAAAGCACTTCAGCCTAGatataatattttctgaaaCAATTCTATATTAAGAGACATGCCACTTCTTAATTTGCCAATAACAGAGATATGGGAATACTGCAGAAACAAAAttgttaataacaaaaatatataagcaTTCCTAAATTACAAAAGCtaataatctttaatttttttagaaacaaatcaaagaaaatatgCAAAAAAGGAGAAGATTTTGCTAGTAATGACAGAGGATGTGGTTTTTCTGCCTTGATTTGATTCTCTAATTCTAATTTTGTATGATAGGGATCAGATCGCATAATCTTTGAGATAATTATCAAAGTTAGAAACTATATTAGGATTTAGGACCAAAAGGATCTAAAGCAAAGAATCGcgttcaaattaataattaaaaaaatataatatcaaaaatttatataaaaatatatataactcaaTTTTATAGGTTTTTACCATTCATAATACACTCAAAAGTTCAAATCAAATACAGTATAGTATATGATAATATTTAGGTCTAAGTTTcaacaatatataataatatctgttaacaataacaaatactttaaaataaattggcCAAGACAAATTCTtcttttgataattaaaataacattgcaTTAAACATTTGTCATTAAACATTTGTcattaaagataagaaaataatgGGATagtataaaatcttaaaaatcccAAATTTCATGTTTTGGTCTCCATATTTCTATCATGTTAATgcatttttattatgaaaaaaaaaattgaggatggGAGAGAATGTAAGacaatttactttaaaaaaaaaacctcatttaggtatttgaaaataaagatgaacATGTGTTCTTATAGATACATTATGTAAAGGGATACATTCATCTTTATAACCATCTAAAAGTTAGATTCAaccatattaaaatatttgaaaaaaataattagtgaaattactCCTTCATTTTTTACGATAGCATTCATCGGCAATGTTGTCATTTCATGCGCTGACATTGATATCAATTAGCCCCATTTTCTTATTATACTGGTATATTACCAAAATAGTTGAGTGCAttgaaaaagttttaatttatagaaGTTATCCATGCatatttgatattgattttgtttatctgATGACAACTTATTGGTTGTGCATCTTAAATGCGTCAATTTAAGAAATGCATTAAGAAATACTTGCTTgaggtaaaatttgaaaaataacatataatctatggattgtttttctttcatatatCCAATATGATGTACTCCTTTTTTTAGATGTTgatcaatataataattttgttacaaCACCTTTATTATATTCTAtcaaatagaatttttataggATTTTTCACACCCACACATACATAAATCACCTACAGTGCACATAGAAGCACAATGCAtgtacaaatataattaattaagataaataCCGCGAGTTTGCAGCGATTTGTAGGCTGTTTGATTGTCACAGAAAACCTTGTTGCCATAATTAGGGTGTGGTACATATATCTCAACCAAGAAAGCTCACAAGTATTTGTAGCCagacatatatatattgaattagTGGCTAGATATTAAATATAGAGAAAATAGGGCTATGAAACGATAATGTAAAACGGATCCAGGATTCAATGACTGGGGAGGGCCAAAATCAAATAagtatataaacattaaaatttctacaaataattatatattttttaaaatgatttaattaaaaacatataatagAGAATACATTTACATAGAAgatattaaacatattttttttaaggatcttaaattacaaattaataaaatcaatttcatatGTAACCGAtaactttaataaatttataataaatattggtATTTATGTTAACTATATCTTTCTTACGAAAATTGTtatcaaacatatttaaaaaatacactaaatttcaataaattatgttagtcactaaattatatttttgatttttaaaaagttggaacattgaagaagaaaaatatatttgttgttaCAAAGGCTACAACTTTAATTTGGAAAGCTAATTATGATAAACCTTTAGTGCTacttgatatatatatctaatttattttcttaagatttaCACAACACATGACTCTGGATCTGTGCACTAAGATCGAAAATACAGTGGAACTTCATAATAGTACGAATTAAGAACAATGATgagacaagaaaaataaaataaactaaaaattataggaaaataatgataaaaagagagaatgtttatggatgtgtttcaaaatttaaacgGTCAATCTTATATATGGTGTTGTAAAGTTTGACTCATTGTCTGaggttaataaaatatttttgattacAAACTACAATtatctataaattttaaaataattgtaataataaaatattataaaagaaaacctatttgaaagaaaaataaataatattcaaatattttattcataaaaaattacaattatttctataataaatattacacaaataatagaatattttttaaaaataaaaatgataggtaatgcttaaataatattatttacatacttAAATTCCCAAAAGTAAAATagttatctaatattttttttaagattaattaacatatataaaaaaacttaattaaaaaagttaggGGGGCAAAACCCCGAGTAGCAGCCGTAGCTCTAGTCATTCAATTAcaaattgttttctttctactcacatataaagtaaaaaagttGTTTGTATCTTAAagtaaatttaactaatttcattcttattcttaaaacatcttttatttaattataattttatttttaagaattttattttatatatgatatcaAGTTCtaatgaaagatattttagaaataattttattttttacttaaaattattaaaattagatgattttaactaattttattaattagtataaaaataattatttttttcttgactctattttaattcaaaacttttatttcaattcattttgaTTTCATTTCACTCCACTTAACATTCATATATTAATCAGATTTCTCCTAGCTTGATGCTAAGAAGAAACTTAATCGCCTATATATAAAGgaaacattattatttatttcatacaaACAACCAATTACAAGCTGTTCTTAAATAACAATCCGGTAGCAAAGGAAATATAGTACAGAACTACAAACTACAAACCAAGTCATCAATCAATGCAAAGAATAAATATAGTACCATCAAGTGTCAATGGCTGCTACTCCAGCCCTGAAATAAATTGATCCATAGAATAATGCTCGACCGTTTGCAAATTCTATGCATAGCTGCACATCCCAAAAACACAAGAACCTTTGGCGTTGCACTTGTTGCCACATTTGCCGCAATGCTTCTCGTTGGTCTTAGGGTTCACGCACTTGCCTTCGCAACATATCTTTCCGAAGCTGCATTTCTTTCCACACCTCCCACAGTTAAGTCTGTCTGTGGAAAAGTTTACACATTTGTTGCTGCAGCAATTAGGGCCTGCGCTGCCTTTAACAAGGCAAATTTTTGGGTTTTTGTCACATGTCAACGCTACCCTTTTCTGGGAAAGGAACCGGCTTGTTCCTCTTAGAGACTTTGGTTCTTCAGTTTGGGAAGATGTTGCTGACAGAGTAATGGCCAAAGCCATAATTAACAAGGCCACAAGGAAGAGGGTCTTCAAGGActtcattatattttaattttgtgtttttgaatcTCTGTTATAGCAGGAGATAGAAGAAGTTGAAGgaagtaattaattaaagggGTGTGGATGTTTTGATTCAGAAGAATGCTCcaagtatttatagaagaggaGGAGGTTCATGATATAGATTACGTGCATGAGCTAATAACGTAGGtgtttttttgttagttttaattAGTGGAGTGGTCTAAATCAACGGCCGGATTAAACTTGTCAAGAATTTCTTCAGTTGAAAATGGAGGAAGTGTCAAAGAACAATTGTGCTAATTAAACGATAGCTAAAACTAGTTTAGTTGTATTAAGTTGATGGTCTACTGAAGCCAGGTCGTATGTAAAGTCTTAAGAAAATGCAGTCTATGCAAACCAGAAAACCGTTACAGAACCACTATAGCTGTGCAGACATTTCAATCGCCTAGTTTGACCTTTGTTTTACATATGTATAAGTCCATGGATAGGATTTTACTTCATATTTATTCAAGCCACgtaagtaaaaaattaatttggataacatagtattcttatttatacaaat contains the following coding sequences:
- the LOC114386382 gene encoding stigma-specific STIG1-like protein 1; its protein translation is MKSLKTLFLVALLIMALAITLSATSSQTEEPKSLRGTSRFLSQKRVALTCDKNPKICLVKGSAGPNCCSNKCVNFSTDRLNCGRCGKKCSFGKICCEGKCVNPKTNEKHCGKCGNKCNAKGSCVFGMCSYA
- the LOC114387227 gene encoding probable pectate lyase 16, whose product is MATSPTLLLLSCFILHLAYSTESAVLNKIDSCWRAKSNWASNRQALANCGIGFGKDSIGGKYGSIYKVTDPSDDPISPKPGTLRYGVIQTQPLWIIFAKDMVIRLDNELIMNSYKTIDGRGAKVEIANGPCITIQGVSHVIIHGISIHDCKPSKAGLVRSTPSHLGHRRGSDGDGISIFASSNIWIDHCFLARCADGLIDVIHASTSITISNNYFTQHDKVMLLGHSDEYTADKKMKVTIAFNRFASGLIERMPRVRFGYAHVVNNKYDGWKMYAIGGSSNPTILSEGNYYVAPNNPATKQVTKREMKGKLKNWKWRSSKDAFLNGAYFVPSGYGSCDPNYSPTQYFTAVPASLVPAITLNAGPLTCVVGKAC